The following are from one region of the Coffea eugenioides isolate CCC68of chromosome 2, Ceug_1.0, whole genome shotgun sequence genome:
- the LOC113763209 gene encoding premnaspirodiene oxygenase-like: MEMQLHFFSINAFFLLLLVLFFLVKQLKIQKSSGNAQKLPPRPNKLPFIGNLHQLLGSLPHQSLKKLADKYGPLMHLQLGELSTIIVSSPKLAKEVLQTNSLAFANRPQLLVAKIIQYNNLGVSFCPYGDYWRQMRQIYIMELLSAKSVQSFFSIMEDELSYLVGSIEAEEGRPFTLNQKIVSYLNKTIFRATVGRVCKDQGALILAAKEVSSLAGIFNIADLFPSLKILQLVSGLKPKLDKLWRKLDVILDDIVNDHEKSMIDKQGGNSAMEEEDVVDVLLKLKEINDFQFPVTKDSIKAIIFELSVAGTATSSVLVEWAMSEMLKNPRIMAKAQSEVRQAFKAKKRICGDDIQGLKYLKWVIKETLRLHPPGPLLAPRECREECTISGYNIPINTVTIVNAWAIGRDPEYWNDPEKFNPERFSDKAIDFRGNNFELIPFGAGKRMCPGISYGVTNVELVLANLLYHFDWKLPQGINPQDLDMTEVFGASAGRKNNLYLDAKIYIPSNDH, translated from the exons ATGGAGATGCAGTTGCATTTCTTCTCCATTAATGCTTTCTTTCTCCTACTACTTGTGCTATTCTTTCTAGTTAAACAACTCAAGATACAGAAAAGTTCAGGAAATGCTCAAAAGTTGCCCCCAAGACCAAATAAGCTCCCCTTCATTGGGAATTTGCACCAATTGTTAGGTTCACTCCCTCATCAGTCACTCAAGAAACTGGCAGATAAATATGGACCTTTGATGCACTTGCAGCTTGGTGAACTTTCAACAATCATCGTATCATCGCCAAAATTGGCAAAAGAAGTTCTGCAAACAAATAGTCTTGCATTTGCTAATAGGCCACAGCTTCTTGTGGCTAAGATAATTCAATACAACAACTTGGGTGTTTCTTTTTGTCCATACGGTGATTACTGGAGACAAATGCGACAAATTTACATTATGGAACTCCTTAGCGCGAAAAGCGTACAATCTTTTTTTAGTATAATGGAGGATGAACTTTCTTATTTGGTTGGATCGATTGAGGCAGAGGAGGGTAGACCCTTTACTTTGAACCAAAAAATAGTGTCATATTTGAACAAAACAATTTTTAGGGCAACAGTTGGGAGAGTATGCAAAGACCAAGGGGCATTAATTCTGGCAGCCAAAGAGGTATCATCACTAGCTGGGATTTTCAACATTGCAGATCTCTTCCCCTCGctcaaaattcttcaacttgTCAGTggattgaagccaaaattggACAAGCTATGGAGAAAACTTGATGTTATCTTGGATGATATTGTCAATGACCATGAAAAGAGCATGATCGATAAGCAGGGTGGAAATAGTGCGATGGAGGAGGAAGATGTAGTGGATGTTCTTTTAAAGCTGAAGGAGATCAATGACTTTCAGTTTCCTGTCACCAAGGACAGCATCAAGGCTATTATTTTT GAATTGTCTGTAGCAGGAACGGCAACTTCATCAGTCCTAGTGGAATGGGCCATGTCTGAAATGCTGAAAAATCCAAGAATAATGGCTAAGGCACAATCTGAAGTAAGGCAAGCCTTCAaggcaaagaaaagaatttgtGGGGATGATATCCAGGGTTTAAAGTATCTAAAATGGGTGATAAAGGAAACTCTAAGACTACACCCTCCAGGTCCTCTGTTAGCCCCAAGAGAATGCAGAGAAGAATGCACAATTTCAGGTTACAATATACCAATTAACACAGTAACTATAGTAAATGCATGGGCGATTGGAAGAGATCCCGAGTACTGGAATGATCCTGAGAAGTTTAATCCAGAGAGATTTAGCGATAAAGCTATTGATTTTAGAGGAAACAATTTCGAGCTCATACCATTCGGTGCAGGAAAAAGAATGTGTCCAGGCATATCTTATGGTGTAACAAATGTTGAGCTTGTGCTTGCCAATTTACTCTACCACTTTGACTGGAAACTGCCTCAAGGAATCAACCCTCAAGACTTAGACATGACTGAGGTATTTGGTGCTTCAGCTGGAAGAAAAAATAACCTGTATCTGGATGCAAAAATCTACATTCCGTCCAATGATCATTGA